A genome region from Thermomonospora amylolytica includes the following:
- the egtC gene encoding ergothioneine biosynthesis protein EgtC, which translates to MCRHFAWVGSSRTLHELFFAPAYGLPRQARAPRWQQAGLVNGDGFGAGWYPAGGAPAVFRTTVPIWEDSAFPLMAADIAAGCVVGAARGASPGMPIEEAANAPFTDGRHLLSLNGHLDAGLTAPLLEPGRAPESACDSAFLAAVLWQRLETGRPLAETVEDLLGDIAALDANACLNMLATDGGVVVATTWAETLCYRRHQDGVLVASEPHDDEDGWVTVPDRCLLVADASSVEVRPLAVRRVPRPAGETAVQHQ; encoded by the coding sequence ATGTGCCGTCATTTCGCCTGGGTGGGCTCCTCCCGGACGTTGCACGAGCTGTTCTTCGCGCCCGCGTACGGGCTGCCGCGGCAGGCCCGGGCGCCGCGCTGGCAGCAGGCCGGGCTGGTCAACGGGGACGGGTTCGGGGCCGGCTGGTACCCGGCGGGCGGGGCGCCCGCGGTGTTCCGCACCACCGTGCCGATCTGGGAGGACTCGGCGTTCCCGCTGATGGCGGCGGACATCGCGGCCGGATGCGTGGTCGGCGCGGCGCGCGGCGCCAGCCCCGGCATGCCGATCGAGGAGGCCGCCAACGCCCCGTTCACCGACGGCCGTCACCTGCTGAGCCTGAACGGGCACCTCGACGCGGGCCTGACCGCGCCTCTGCTGGAGCCGGGACGGGCACCGGAGTCGGCGTGCGACTCGGCGTTCCTGGCGGCGGTGCTGTGGCAGCGGCTGGAGACCGGCCGCCCGCTCGCCGAGACGGTCGAGGACCTGCTGGGCGACATCGCCGCCCTCGACGCGAACGCCTGCCTCAACATGCTGGCCACGGACGGCGGCGTCGTGGTCGCCACCACCTGGGCCGAGACGCTGTGCTACCGGCGTCACCAGGACGGGGTGCTGGTCGCCAGCGAGCCGCACGACGACGAGGACGGCTGGGTGACCGTTCCCGACCGCTGCCTGCTGGTGGCCGACGCCTCATCGGTCGAGGTCCGTCCCCTCGCCGTCCGCCGGGTTCCGCGCCCGGCCGGGGAGACGGCCGTTCAGCACCAGTAG
- a CDS encoding thiolase family protein gives MPRTLADLRPVYVAGIGLHPYRRASESSYVELGLTAVRGALEDAGIAWTDVDGAWTGTAGLGMAASRRMLRHLGATGISMGQVENASASGSSAFRQACVEVAAGLADVVLAVGVDKPSTVRPARTGVRGPADRLVFPAAHFALRADEYMRRYGVTPEQVAAVAVKNHRNGARNPFAQRRKERTLQEILDEPPIAGVLTRLQCCPIGEGAAAVLVVSEDAIERLGLSAARCVRVLASVQRSERLYGAADSDAELTRETTAAALEQAGLTPADLDVVEVHDAFSIEELQYAEAMGLCGEGEAAGLVSGGAFDIGGRCALSPSGGLLAMGHPIGPTGVGQIAEITRQLRGEAGERQQPDARTGLAHMVGIGAVCVVHVLQRQV, from the coding sequence ATGCCCAGGACCTTGGCCGATCTGCGGCCCGTGTACGTCGCGGGGATCGGGTTGCACCCCTACCGGCGGGCCTCCGAGAGCTCGTACGTGGAGCTCGGGCTGACCGCGGTGCGGGGGGCGCTGGAGGACGCCGGGATCGCGTGGACCGACGTGGACGGCGCCTGGACGGGGACGGCGGGGCTGGGGATGGCGGCCTCGCGGCGGATGCTGCGGCATCTCGGGGCGACCGGGATCTCGATGGGGCAGGTCGAGAACGCCTCGGCCTCCGGGTCCTCGGCGTTCCGGCAGGCGTGCGTGGAGGTCGCCGCCGGGCTGGCCGACGTGGTGCTGGCGGTGGGGGTGGACAAGCCGTCGACGGTCCGGCCCGCGCGCACCGGGGTGCGGGGGCCGGCCGATCGGCTGGTGTTCCCCGCCGCGCACTTCGCGTTGCGCGCCGACGAGTACATGCGGCGTTACGGCGTCACGCCCGAGCAGGTCGCGGCCGTGGCGGTCAAGAACCACCGCAACGGGGCGCGCAACCCGTTCGCGCAGCGGCGCAAGGAGCGCACGCTGCAGGAGATCCTCGACGAGCCGCCCATCGCGGGCGTTCTCACGCGCCTGCAGTGCTGCCCGATCGGGGAGGGCGCGGCCGCCGTGCTGGTGGTGTCCGAGGACGCGATCGAACGGCTCGGCCTGTCGGCGGCGCGCTGCGTGCGGGTGCTGGCCTCCGTCCAGCGCAGTGAACGCCTGTACGGGGCGGCCGACTCCGACGCCGAGCTGACCCGGGAGACCACCGCCGCCGCCCTGGAGCAGGCCGGGCTGACCCCCGCCGACCTGGACGTGGTCGAGGTGCACGACGCGTTCAGCATCGAGGAACTGCAGTACGCCGAGGCGATGGGCCTGTGCGGGGAGGGCGAGGCGGCCGGGCTGGTGAGCGGGGGGGCGTTCGACATCGGCGGGCGGTGCGCGCTCAGCCCGTCCGGGGGGCTGCTGGCGATGGGGCATCCGATCGGCCCCACCGGGGTCGGGCAGATCGCCGAGATCACCCGGCAGTTGCGCGGCGAGGCGGGGGAACGGCAGCAGCCGGACGCCCGGACCGGGCTGGCGCACATGGTCGGGATCGGGGCGGTGTGCGTGGTGCACGTGCTGCAACGGCAGGTCTAG
- a CDS encoding TetR/AcrR family transcriptional regulator: protein MSQRRTQADRTAQARRRLLRAAIRVLARRGYTGTTLEQIGRTAGLSRGLVTHHFGSKDACIEAAVDEIRAAACRGLLLGEGTRRGLAAVDHLISAYIGSLRDGDEYMRAMYVTMADAISSAPGLRAAIANANEEFRAAIRGWLGQAAEDGEIPAGTDLAAHAVAIEGLIRGICLQWMIDPERVDLDASIETARHVVRAGLRAAPTEAASA from the coding sequence ATGTCACAGCGGCGCACCCAGGCGGACCGGACGGCGCAGGCCCGCCGGAGGCTGCTGCGCGCCGCCATCCGCGTGCTGGCCCGCCGCGGCTACACCGGCACCACGCTGGAGCAGATCGGGCGGACGGCGGGGCTGAGCCGCGGCCTGGTCACCCACCACTTCGGCAGCAAGGACGCCTGCATCGAGGCGGCCGTCGACGAGATCCGCGCCGCCGCCTGCCGCGGCCTGCTGCTCGGCGAGGGGACGCGCCGCGGGCTGGCCGCCGTCGACCACCTGATCAGCGCCTACATCGGATCGCTGCGGGACGGCGACGAGTACATGCGCGCCATGTACGTGACGATGGCCGACGCGATCAGCTCCGCGCCCGGGCTGCGCGCGGCGATCGCCAACGCCAACGAGGAGTTCCGCGCCGCCATCCGCGGCTGGCTGGGGCAGGCCGCCGAGGACGGGGAGATCCCGGCCGGCACCGACCTGGCCGCGCACGCCGTCGCCATCGAGGGCCTGATCCGCGGGATCTGCCTGCAGTGGATGATCGACCCCGAGCGGGTCGACCTGGACGCCTCCATCGAGACCGCCCGGCACGTCGTGCGCGCCGGGCTGCGTGCCGCGCCCACCGAGGCCGCCTCCGCCTGA
- a CDS encoding N-acetylglutaminylglutamine amidotransferase, with the protein MCGLSGELRLDGARPDVAAVTAMTAALEARGPDGAGLWMQGPVALGHRRLKIIDLSERAAQPMVDSELGLAGVFNGCLYNYRELMRELRAEGYRFFSASDTEVLLKAYHRWGRRCVDRFKGMFAFAVVERDTGTLVLGRDRLGIKPLYLTRDAARLRFASSLPALVAGGGVDTDLDLVALHHYMTFHSVVPPPRTILRGVEKLPPATVRTVRPDGTTEDHRYWVPDFTRHRDLAPEEWRHAVLEGLRTAVDRRMVADVPVGVLLSGGLDSSFIVALLAEAGQRDLTTFSIGFAAAGGESGDEFGYSDLVARRFGTDHHKIPVDDSRLLPALAGAVEAMSEPMVSHDAVAFYLLSQEVSRHVKVVQSGQGADEVFAGYDWYPPLADVPRDRAAEAYAGVFFDRRHDALAGILNEPYLLDADASFDFVRGHFAAPGAETAVDAALRLDTTVMLVDDPVKRVDNMTMAWGLEARTPFLDHDLVELAAACPPELKLASGGKGVLKDAARGLVPDEVIDRTKGYFPVPAIRHLSGPYLDMVREALSAPAAKARGLFRSDYVERLLTAPGDHRTTLGASQLWQIALLELWLQTHDL; encoded by the coding sequence ATGTGCGGGCTGAGCGGAGAGCTGCGGCTGGACGGCGCGCGGCCCGACGTCGCCGCGGTGACCGCGATGACCGCCGCGCTGGAGGCGCGCGGCCCGGACGGGGCGGGGCTGTGGATGCAGGGCCCGGTCGCCCTCGGCCACCGCCGGTTGAAGATCATCGACCTGTCGGAGCGGGCCGCCCAGCCGATGGTGGACAGCGAGCTGGGCCTGGCCGGGGTGTTCAACGGCTGCCTCTACAACTACCGGGAGCTGATGCGGGAGCTGCGGGCCGAGGGCTACCGCTTCTTCTCCGCCTCCGACACCGAGGTGCTGCTGAAGGCGTACCACCGGTGGGGCCGCCGCTGCGTCGACCGGTTCAAGGGGATGTTCGCGTTCGCCGTCGTGGAGCGCGACACCGGCACGCTGGTGCTGGGCCGCGACCGGCTCGGCATCAAGCCGCTGTACCTGACCCGCGACGCCGCACGGCTGCGGTTCGCCTCCAGCCTCCCGGCGCTGGTGGCCGGGGGAGGGGTGGACACCGACCTGGACCTGGTGGCGCTGCACCACTACATGACGTTCCACTCGGTGGTGCCGCCGCCGCGCACCATCCTGCGCGGGGTGGAGAAGCTGCCGCCCGCCACCGTCCGCACGGTACGGCCGGACGGCACCACCGAGGACCACCGCTACTGGGTGCCGGACTTCACCCGCCATCGCGACCTGGCCCCCGAGGAGTGGCGGCACGCCGTCCTGGAGGGGCTGCGCACGGCGGTGGACCGGCGGATGGTCGCCGACGTGCCGGTGGGGGTGCTGCTGTCGGGCGGCCTGGACTCCAGCTTCATCGTGGCGCTGCTGGCCGAGGCCGGGCAGCGGGACCTGACGACGTTCAGCATCGGGTTCGCCGCGGCGGGCGGGGAGTCCGGCGACGAGTTCGGCTACTCGGACCTGGTGGCGCGGCGGTTCGGCACCGACCACCACAAGATCCCCGTCGACGACTCGCGGCTGCTGCCCGCCCTGGCCGGGGCGGTCGAGGCGATGAGCGAGCCGATGGTCAGCCATGACGCGGTGGCGTTCTACCTGCTGTCGCAGGAGGTGTCGCGGCACGTCAAGGTGGTGCAGTCGGGGCAGGGCGCCGACGAGGTGTTCGCCGGGTACGACTGGTACCCGCCGCTGGCGGACGTGCCGCGCGACCGGGCGGCGGAGGCGTACGCCGGGGTCTTCTTCGACCGGCGGCACGACGCCCTGGCCGGGATCCTGAACGAGCCCTACCTGCTGGACGCCGACGCCAGTTTCGACTTCGTCCGCGGGCACTTCGCCGCGCCCGGCGCGGAGACCGCCGTGGACGCGGCGCTGCGCCTGGACACCACGGTCATGCTGGTGGACGACCCGGTGAAGCGGGTCGACAACATGACCATGGCGTGGGGGCTGGAGGCGCGGACCCCGTTCCTGGACCACGACCTGGTGGAGCTGGCCGCCGCGTGCCCGCCGGAGCTGAAACTGGCCTCCGGCGGCAAGGGCGTGCTCAAGGACGCGGCGCGCGGGCTGGTCCCCGACGAGGTGATCGACCGGACGAAGGGCTACTTCCCGGTCCCGGCGATCCGGCACCTGTCCGGCCCGTACCTGGACATGGTGCGCGAGGCGCTGTCGGCCCCGGCGGCCAAGGCGCGCGGGCTGTTCCGGTCCGACTACGTGGAACGGCTGCTGACCGCGCCCGGCGACCACCGCACCACCCTCGGCGCCAGCCAGCTCTGGCAGATCGCGCTGCTGGAACTGTGGCTGCAGACACATGACCTGTGA
- a CDS encoding aldehyde dehydrogenase has translation MHARDELYIGGGWEPSAGPGRIEVENPATEEVIGYVPDGTPADMERAVAAARAAFDDGPWPRMSPAERAGALERFAGALTARTRELASVIVAETGLPTTVVNLAHVGSAVSTLGYYARMIRETAFEEERPGARFAFRLRQVPVGVVAAIVPWNIPLLGACAKIGPALAAGCTVVFKPSPETPLSACLLADAAHEAGLPPGVLNVVPAGREAGAALVAHPGVDMVTFTGSTAAGRRIAAVCAERMKRHQLELGGNAASIILADAPAERAAAAVVGMSLMNNNGEACIVQGRILVPRSREAELVEAIRVAAGRVPVGDPTDPATLLGPMITRAHRDRVLGYVESGIAEGARLVHGGGRPGKPDRGWYVEPTVLAGCHNGMRVVREEIFGPVVTVVPYEDEDDAVRIANDTEYGLSGSVYGADPERAARVGARIRAGCIYVNGTLRLDADAPFGGFKESGVGREGGREGLMEYLEPQVVFMPSRRP, from the coding sequence GTGCACGCCAGGGACGAGCTGTACATCGGCGGCGGCTGGGAGCCGTCCGCCGGACCGGGCCGGATCGAGGTGGAGAACCCCGCCACCGAGGAGGTCATCGGGTACGTGCCCGACGGGACGCCCGCCGACATGGAGCGGGCCGTCGCCGCAGCGCGCGCCGCGTTCGACGACGGACCCTGGCCGCGGATGAGCCCCGCCGAGCGGGCCGGGGCGCTGGAGCGGTTCGCCGGGGCGCTGACCGCCCGGACCCGGGAGCTGGCCTCGGTCATCGTCGCGGAGACCGGGCTGCCGACCACGGTGGTGAACCTGGCGCATGTCGGGTCGGCCGTCTCCACCCTCGGCTACTACGCCCGGATGATCCGCGAGACGGCGTTCGAGGAGGAACGGCCGGGCGCGCGGTTCGCGTTCCGGCTGCGGCAGGTGCCGGTCGGGGTGGTCGCCGCGATCGTGCCGTGGAACATCCCGCTGCTGGGGGCCTGCGCCAAGATCGGCCCGGCGCTGGCGGCCGGCTGCACGGTGGTGTTCAAGCCGTCCCCGGAGACCCCGCTGAGCGCCTGCCTGCTGGCCGACGCCGCGCACGAGGCGGGCCTGCCGCCCGGCGTGCTGAACGTGGTGCCCGCGGGCCGCGAGGCCGGGGCCGCGCTGGTCGCCCATCCCGGCGTCGACATGGTGACGTTCACCGGCAGCACGGCGGCGGGCAGGCGGATCGCCGCCGTGTGCGCCGAGCGGATGAAACGCCACCAGCTCGAGCTGGGCGGCAACGCGGCGTCGATCATCCTGGCCGACGCGCCCGCCGAGCGGGCCGCCGCCGCGGTGGTCGGGATGAGCCTGATGAACAACAACGGCGAGGCCTGCATCGTGCAGGGCCGGATCCTGGTGCCCCGCTCCCGGGAGGCCGAGCTGGTCGAGGCGATCCGCGTCGCCGCCGGACGCGTCCCGGTCGGCGATCCCACCGACCCGGCCACCCTGCTCGGCCCCATGATCACCAGAGCCCATCGGGACCGGGTCCTCGGCTACGTCGAGAGCGGGATCGCCGAAGGGGCCCGGCTGGTGCACGGCGGAGGCCGCCCCGGGAAACCCGACCGCGGCTGGTACGTGGAGCCGACCGTGCTCGCCGGCTGCCACAACGGGATGCGGGTGGTCCGGGAGGAGATCTTCGGCCCGGTCGTCACGGTCGTTCCGTACGAGGACGAGGACGACGCGGTCCGGATCGCCAACGACACCGAATACGGCCTGTCCGGCTCGGTCTACGGAGCCGACCCCGAGCGCGCCGCCCGCGTCGGCGCCCGCATCCGGGCCGGCTGTATCTACGTCAACGGCACGCTGCGGCTGGACGCCGACGCCCCGTTCGGCGGGTTCAAGGAGTCGGGCGTCGGGCGCGAGGGCGGCCGGGAGGGCCTGATGGAGTACCTGGAGCCGCAGGTCGTGTTCATGCCCTCGCGGAGGCCGTGA
- a CDS encoding acyl-CoA dehydrogenase family protein yields the protein MPEVLTGDIYRFEDMLSHHERDILLRVREFLRSQVVPIANEFWRREEFPVDLVKGFADLGIAGLAYDEVPGLRPSSLLSGFLAMEMARADPSMATFFGVHTGLAMGSIAACGSTGQRERWLPPMSRMEQIGAFALTEPQGGSDVAGGLRTTARRVGDTWFLDGAKRWIGNATFADLVVVWARDVADGHVKGFVVERGTPGFTATKIRNKMALRSVQNADIVLDGCRVPEDNRLQKARSFRDTAGILRRTRSGVAWQAVGVMLAAYEIALDYAKEREQFGGPIGRFQLVQDLLVRMLGNTTSCLGMVVRLAQLQDEGTYRDEHSALAKAYCTTRMREVVGWARELLAGNGIVLDYDIGRFVADAEALYSYEGTREINTLIVGRAITGLSAFV from the coding sequence ATGCCGGAAGTGCTGACCGGGGACATCTACCGCTTCGAGGACATGCTGTCGCACCACGAGCGGGACATCCTGCTGCGGGTGCGGGAGTTCCTGCGCTCGCAGGTGGTGCCGATCGCCAACGAGTTCTGGCGGCGTGAGGAGTTCCCGGTGGACCTCGTCAAGGGGTTCGCGGACCTGGGGATCGCGGGGCTGGCCTACGACGAGGTCCCGGGGCTGCGGCCCAGCAGCCTGCTCAGCGGGTTCCTGGCGATGGAGATGGCGCGGGCCGACCCGTCGATGGCGACCTTCTTCGGCGTGCACACCGGCCTGGCGATGGGCAGCATCGCCGCCTGCGGCTCGACCGGGCAGCGGGAGCGCTGGCTGCCGCCGATGAGCCGGATGGAGCAGATCGGGGCGTTCGCGCTCACCGAGCCGCAGGGCGGGTCCGACGTGGCGGGCGGGCTGCGGACCACCGCCCGGCGGGTGGGCGACACCTGGTTCCTGGACGGCGCCAAACGCTGGATCGGCAACGCCACGTTCGCCGACCTGGTCGTGGTGTGGGCACGCGACGTGGCGGACGGGCACGTCAAGGGCTTCGTGGTGGAACGCGGCACGCCCGGGTTCACCGCCACCAAGATCCGGAACAAGATGGCGCTGCGCTCGGTGCAGAACGCCGACATCGTGCTGGACGGCTGCCGGGTGCCGGAGGACAACCGGCTGCAGAAGGCCCGCTCGTTCCGGGACACCGCCGGGATCCTGCGCCGCACCCGCAGCGGCGTGGCCTGGCAGGCGGTCGGGGTGATGCTGGCCGCCTACGAGATCGCGCTGGACTACGCCAAGGAGCGCGAGCAGTTCGGCGGGCCGATCGGCCGGTTCCAGCTCGTGCAGGACCTGCTGGTGCGGATGCTCGGCAACACCACCTCCTGCCTGGGCATGGTGGTGCGGCTGGCCCAGCTCCAGGACGAGGGCACCTACCGGGACGAGCACTCGGCGCTGGCCAAGGCGTACTGCACCACCCGGATGCGGGAGGTGGTCGGCTGGGCGCGCGAACTGCTGGCCGGGAACGGGATCGTGCTGGACTACGACATCGGCCGGTTCGTGGCCGACGCCGAGGCGCTGTACTCCTACGAGGGCACCCGCGAGATCAACACGCTGATCGTGGGCCGGGCCATCACCGGGCTGAGCGCCTTCGTGTGA
- a CDS encoding DUF3618 domain-containing protein — MTTSESRPATERGTPTGTEELEAGIERTRADLGDTVEALAGKADVKGRAKDKAGQLKEQAAERLRAARHKAAPAGEKAQAKGQELAERAKSPETRAKAGKGGAAAVAGTGAVATAVWVIRRRRAARNLSRAQRAMRMARQAGRATFKAGAATGAAAAKARSAAPSVPAPRAGAGAGAAVATAVLVMTVVRIRRRRAGRTETGTGFPQ, encoded by the coding sequence ATGACGACCAGCGAATCGAGACCCGCCACCGAGCGGGGCACCCCGACCGGCACCGAGGAACTGGAGGCCGGGATCGAGCGCACCCGGGCCGACCTCGGCGACACCGTGGAGGCGCTGGCCGGCAAGGCGGACGTGAAGGGCCGCGCCAAGGACAAGGCCGGACAGCTCAAGGAGCAGGCGGCCGAGCGCCTGCGGGCGGCCCGCCACAAGGCCGCCCCGGCCGGTGAGAAGGCCCAGGCCAAGGGCCAGGAACTGGCCGAGCGGGCCAAGTCCCCCGAGACCCGGGCCAAGGCCGGCAAGGGCGGCGCCGCCGCGGTGGCCGGCACCGGCGCGGTGGCGACGGCGGTCTGGGTGATCCGGCGGCGGCGCGCCGCCCGCAACCTGTCCCGCGCGCAGCGGGCGATGCGGATGGCGCGCCAGGCCGGCCGCGCCACCTTCAAGGCCGGCGCCGCCACCGGTGCGGCGGCGGCCAAGGCCCGCAGCGCCGCCCCCTCCGTCCCCGCCCCGCGCGCGGGCGCGGGTGCGGGCGCGGCCGTCGCGACGGCCGTGCTGGTGATGACCGTGGTCCGGATCCGGCGCCGCCGGGCCGGGCGGACGGAGACCGGCACCGGCTTCCCGCAGTGA
- a CDS encoding Zn-ribbon domain-containing OB-fold protein, which translates to MPTSPALPFGPGPGGAPVLHGQRCTWCGHVSFPRQPYGCEECGSPDTEPHDLPGTGVVHAAATVHRHPDPRVPVPYTVVSVLLDDGPLVRGACATPTPVGTRVRPHLDTADPDRPQLLFTPAP; encoded by the coding sequence ATGCCGACCTCCCCCGCCCTCCCCTTCGGCCCCGGCCCCGGCGGCGCCCCGGTGCTCCACGGCCAGCGCTGCACCTGGTGCGGCCACGTCTCCTTCCCCCGCCAGCCCTACGGCTGCGAGGAGTGCGGCTCACCCGACACCGAGCCCCACGACCTCCCCGGAACCGGCGTCGTCCATGCCGCCGCCACCGTCCACCGCCACCCCGACCCCCGAGTCCCCGTCCCCTACACCGTCGTCTCCGTCCTCCTGGACGACGGCCCCCTGGTGCGCGGCGCCTGCGCGACCCCCACCCCCGTAGGCACCCGAGTCCGCCCCCACCTCGACACCGCCGACCCCGACCGCCCCCAACTCCTCTTCACCCCCGCCCCCTGA